DNA from Rhipicephalus microplus isolate Deutch F79 chromosome 5, USDA_Rmic, whole genome shotgun sequence:
cgggggacccagcgacacacgccggttcccgtccctctgcgcccgccgcactaccagcagcgtctcggcgctccgtctccctgagaccgtcgctcaactcgcgacaaaacggatcatcttgctgggccttcagtaactcttgtctgctgaaagcgattcccattctcccaaaggggaccttggtatcgttcccactcaggactgcagccatcgcctccgctcgcattggcgtcacgggttcgcttcCCTTTCGCTCCCCCTCTCGCCCGCTTCGCGGCGCGCTGCTTGCCTGGCCCGTGGAAAGGGTTTGCTCGTCGCCGCACTCACCCTTTTCTCCACTCGGCGGCTCCGCCGCCGTTTCGCCCGCGCCGCTTgcttgcgcaaaggcaccgctagcggttgtcgcaccgggatccaggctcctggtcgacactggggcacgagatagcgcgtcagctaccacgttagtgctccccttccgatactgcactgaaaagtcataatgctgtattaggagagcccagcgcgctagcctgcctgcaggctcacggagccgcatcagccagctaagcgcgctgtgatctgtttgcaccacaaatttcgtcccatccaggtagacatcaaacttccgcagtgcaaacacgatggcgagacactccctctcggtcacggaataattcctttccgcgggtatcaacgagcggctggcaaaggccagcggctgcaacacaccatcgtattcctgtaggagaactgctcctaatcccagatcgcttgcgtcagtctggacaacaaacggtctggtcaggtcggggagcttgagctgcgctgtctccgcaatggcgctagacagacggcaaaacgcctcttgctgctcaggtccccatcgccactcagctgacttacccaggagcttggtcaagggcgcctgcactcgggcacaggacggaatgaacgaCCGGTAAAAATTGGCCATTCCGAGAAAGCGGCGCAGGCCGCGTACGTCCTTGGGCGCGGGGAAATCAAggattgctcgaagtttctcccgatctggctcaatggagccttcgcccagcgtgaagccaagtaactgaactcggatttgcgctagttgggcctttgcgggatttaacgtcatcccggcggctctcaccctcccgagcacatcggcaatgtgggccaagtgctcttcgaaggttcgtgaataaatcacgatgtcgtcgaggtagcacatgcagtaagaccactttgcttccccgaggacgcggtccatgagtctctgaaaagtcgcaggagcattgcaaagaccaaaaggcatacgagtaaactcgaacaaccctctgtgggacgtgaacgcagttttacactggtcacgattacccatccggacctgtaggtaacctttggaggcatctaatgtggtaaaataccgcgcagtgccgaggtttcctacgatggagctaatcgtggggagcggataggcatccttacgagtcactccgttgagacggcgatagtctacgcacaggcgatgactgccatctttcttaggcaccaacacaattggagacgcccaggcgctggacgaacggcgaacaatgccagctgagagcatctcgtccagcaagccgtcaattacctgcctcttggcctggctgacgggcctggggttacacttcaaaggaagcgcgtcgccagtttcgatcgaatggctcaccaaatcggtacagccgggttgatcggtgaagagctcatcgTATTCGCGCAACAGTGCCGACAAACGAGCCTTCTGTGTATCATTCAATTGAGTCGCACAGGCGATCAAAGGATGCGgagcctcttcgtgtcgtgccgCTCGATCCCGATGGGGATTTTTAGCCGACGAGTGCATAGTGCAGGGGCCTGCCCCCGAAGTTTGCACGTGACACGGTTTCGACGCTTCAACTGCACAGGCAACAGAAAGCGCCggtgggctgatgaacggctttagctcggaaaaaggtccgtcgcgatagcctccattcgcaatgtccactacgataccggtttttaggagaaagtcccgaccgagaatcacaggaacactgagccctggaagatgaacgaaacgcgcgcgtctcattcggcctccccatctgacagtcaacctcgcggcgcccgccgactgggccacgcctttcgcgagggtgaatgtcgttcggctgtcccgcaagcgcaccgagcgcttctgcaagtgggacaacacctgttcgccaaacaacgaagcgcttgcgcccgtgtccagcaacgccgagaatttGCGACCGACAATGGTGACCGAAATAAACGGCGCGTGCGCACCAGAAAGACTGCTTGCCCGATACGCAGAGGGGAGAAGCAAGGGTTCGGCCGCTCGTGCCTTCACGAACGGCCCGCGCTcccgtttccctgcctcacaGGAGGCACAAACGCGGAGCACTCCCTCGCTATGTGCCCTCGTTGACGGCAGCGGAAACAGCGCACTCCATCGCGGTCCCTTTCCCGCGACGGAGCAGCTGCGAGCTGCCGGGGTGGGTTCACCGCGTGATCAAAGGAACCGCTCTGACGACCGTTACCACCGGTGATGCGCTGGGTCGGATTTCGTCCCTGCTCGCGCGCGTCGAGTTGCGATGCAGCACCGGCTGCCCGCCTCCCGTACGTGTAGGGATCTAAAGCTCgatcgcttatctcccacgcgcgcCCAGCTGTAGGGGTAGCCGCAAAGGCAGCTCCGGCGGGCTGTTGCCGCTGAGAaagggtcatggcccctcccCACGCGCAGCGCGGTTCGAGGGCCTCGCTGGCTGGCGGTGGCGGGTGATAGGaacgcgcggcgagaatgtcgccttggatgcgcttTGCCTCGAAGGCCAATTGCTCCAAATCACGGAAGCGACTGCCGCGCAGGTACGCCGAAAAAGTCGGGTGTGCCTGCCTAATCACCCGTTCGACGcgctcctcgttcgaggctctgggctcagcgatagaaaaaaggtcttccatcgcgcgtacgtactcctgaagcgactcatcaggagcttgtgtgcggagctcgagctcgcgccgcatcctactctcgtagtcagcgggtaaGAATTCGCGCAGGAAGGCCGCGCGGAACTCCTCGAGGGTTGCTGCTCGGTGGCCGGAAAGCCGATGccacctggccgccgtgtcagtcagtgctgcCGGGACGACGCGTCCGAGCACTTCCTCGTCGTCTAGACCCATGGCTCTCTGATAACGTGCGAGGGAGTCCAGGTAATCTCTTGCACTTTGCAGATCACCATACCCGCTGTAGGTCGGAACGGCCAACATGACAGCGGGATGAGGGCGTTTCGGAATGGCCGAAAGCGTTTGGACTGCCCCCGTGAGTGCCTGAATCATTTGggcggcattttgcagcagcgtctgTGCGCCCGCTTCAAAGGAAGCTGTCGGTGCATTAGCGGCGCGGGCGAGCGATGGGGAACTGTCTCCGAGCTCGATAAGCGGCGCGGTTTCAAAATGGATACCGGCCGTCGCGACTCTGGGGAGCGCCTGTTTTTCACAGCCGACTCTTGGGGCAGCTTCACGTGAAAATGCTAGGCCGCTTGCGGCTAGCGGTACAGGCGCGTGCTCGAAATGAGCTTGGCTGCTAGGTTGCGTAGCAGCCAGCGggcaaaattcggcaacggctgaggccgcggt
Protein-coding regions in this window:
- the LOC119179243 gene encoding uncharacterized protein LOC119179243, encoding MSAPREFCPLTLLADTALLENRASAPLEHHNRAPSLVTSPSRDDTRHYVSAPIGEVARFGSRAIAQPEQCTRTWTTTAPFGMHGSSMSQRSETALSGASGAQIGTAASAVAEFCPLAATQPSSQAHFEHAPVPLAASGLAFSREAAPRVGCEKQALPRVATAGIHFETAPLIELGDSSPSLARAANAPTASFEAGAQTLLQNAAQMIQALTGAVQTLSAIPKRPHPAVMLAVPTYSGYGDLQSARDYLDSLARYQRAMGLDDEEVLGRVVPAALTDTAARWHRLSGHRAATLEEFRAAFLREFLPADYESRMRRELELRTQAPDESLQEYVRAMEDLFSIAEPRASNEERVERVIRQAHPTFSAYLRGSRFRDLEQLAFEAKRIQGDILAARSYHPPPPASEALEPRCAWGGAMTLSQRQQPAGAAFAATPTAGRAWEISDRALDPYTYGRRAAGAASQLDAREQGRNPTQRITGGNGRQSGSFDHAVNPPRQLAAAPSRERDRDGVRCFRCRQRGHIARECSAFVPPVRQGNGSAGRS